From the Manihot esculenta cultivar AM560-2 chromosome 3, M.esculenta_v8, whole genome shotgun sequence genome, one window contains:
- the LOC110610548 gene encoding protein NDL2 isoform X2 yields MVDSSDSVSIDMETLSLGGKEFLVRTCHGCVSVSVYGDQDKPALITYPDLALNHMSCFQGLFFCQEACSLLLHNFCIYHISPPGHELGAAASSPDDPVLSVDDLADQIAEILNYFGLGSVMCMGVTAGAYVLTLFAMKYRQRVLGLILISPLCQAPSWTEWLCNKVICNLLYYYGMCGVVKEFLLKRYFSKEARGSAQVPESDIVQACRRLLDERQSLNVWRFLDALNGRPDISEGLRKLNCRSLIFVGENSPFHTEALHMTSKLDRRYSALVEVQACGSMVTEEQPHAMLIPMEYFLMGYGMYRPPKLSVSPRSPLSPLCISPELLSPESMGLKLKPIKTRIPVEV; encoded by the exons ATGGTAGATTCAAGCGATTCTGTGTCCATTGACATGGAGACTCTCTCTCTTGGTGGAAAG GAGTTCCTTGTCAGAACTTGCCATGGTTGTGTATCTGTTTCTGTATATGGAGACCAGGACAAGCCGGCACTCATTACTTATCCTGATCTAGCTCTAAATC ATATGTCCTGTTTTCAAGGATTATTCTTTTGTCAGGAAGCATGTTCTTTGCTCCTCCACAACTTTTGCATATACCATATTAGTCCTCCTGGGCATGAG TTAGGAGCTGCTGCAAGTAGCCCTGATGACCCTGTGCTTTCTGTTGATGACTTGGCAGACCAAATTGCTGAGATTCTAAACTATTTTGG ACTTGGGTCAGTGATGTGTATGGGTGTCACAGCTGGAGCTTACGTTCTTACTCTATTTGCT ATGAAATATAGACAACGCGTTCTTGGTTTGATACTTATTTCTCCCCTGTGCCAAGCACCCTCATGGACAGAGTGGTTATGCAATAAG GTGATTTGTAACTTGCTGTACTATTATGGCATGTGTGGTGTGGTGAAAGAGTTCTTACTTAAGCGGTATTTCAGCAAG GAAGCTCGTGGTAGTGCTCAAGTGCCAGAATCAGATATTGTCCAGGCATGCAGAAGA TTGCTGGATGAAAGGCAGAGTTTAAACGTTTGGCGGTTCCTTGACGCATTAAACGG GAGACCGGACATTAGCGAAGGATTGAGAAAGCTAAATTGTCGCTCCCTAATATTTGTTGGGGAGAACTCCCCGTTTCACACGGAGGCTCTCCACATGACATCAAAACTAGATAGAAGATACAGTGCCTTAGTTGAG GTTCAGGCATGTGGATCCATGGTGACAGAGGAGCAGCCCCATGCCATGTTAATACCAATGGAGTACTTTCTAATGGGATACGGTATGTACAGACCTCCTAAATTGAGTGTGAGTCCAAGAAGCCCTTTGAGTCCATTGTGCATTTCCCCTGAGCTCCTATCGCCGGAGAGCATGGGATTGAAGTTGAAGCCAATAAAAACTCGAATACCTGTTGAAGTCTGA
- the LOC110611089 gene encoding uncharacterized mitochondrial protein AtMg00810-like, which produces MPKFTDSSVKSHVDCGKGNKWHLAQLDIGNAFLNGELYEEVYMDLLLSYQLKREYQDNSSSKLSKADYSLFTKHTDLGFIAVLVYGNDIIIESGNKGLIDQFKASLNSHFKLKDLSNLQYFFYLEIAWSSQSIMISQRKLVLELLEKYGILGAKPSSIPVEVTSKLIQSDNNVQLVGTRRDLAYGVHILSHFMDKPTQFHIDAAYRLLRYLKGTPGQGLFLSSTSDLKLVAYSDSDWAGCQEKRRSLTDSCIFIGSSLTS; this is translated from the exons ATGCCGAAATTCACTGATTCAAGTGTTAAATCCCATGTTGATTGCGGGAAGGGTAAT AAATGGCACCTAGCACAACTGGACATTGGCAATGCTTTTCTAAATGGGGAACTATATGAAGAAGTCTACATGGATCTGCTCTTAAGCTATCAACTTAAGAGGGAGTATCAAGATAATTCTAGCAGCAAACTG TCAAAGGCAGATTACTCATTGTTTACCAAGCATACTGATCTTGGGTTCATTGCAGTCTTAGTATATGGGAATGACATTATCATTGAAAGCGGAAATAAAGGCTTGATTGACCAATTTAAAGCTTCTCTAAATTCTCACTTCAAGCTGAAGGATCTAAGCAATCttcagtattttttttatttggaaatTGCTTGGTCTTCTCAAAGTATTATGATTTCCCAAAGAAAGCTTGTACTAGAGCTACTAGAAAAGTATGGAATTCTTGGGGCCAAGCCTAGCTCAATACCTGTTGAAGTAACCTCAAAATTAATACAAAGTGATAATAATGTCCAGTTAGTTGGGACAAGGCGAGACCTTGCCTATGGAGTGCACATATTGTCTCATTTTATGGACAAACCTACCCAATTTCACATAGATGCTGCATACAGGCTACTAAGGTACTTGAAAGGCACACCAGGACAGGGGTTATTCTTATCTTCAACTTCTGATCTCAAGTTGGTTGCCTACTCAGACAGTGATTGGGCAGGATGTCAAGAAAAAAGGAGGTCGCTGACAGATTCCTGTATCTTCATTGGAAGCTCATTAACAAGTTAG
- the LOC110610548 gene encoding protein NDL2 isoform X3 — protein sequence MVDSSDSVSIDMETLSLGGKEFLVRTCHGCVSVSVYGDQDKPALITYPDLALNHMSCFQGLFFCQEACSLLLHNFCIYHISPPGHELGAAASSPDDPVLSVDDLADQIAEILNYFGLGSVMCMGVTAGAYVLTLFAMKYRQRVLGLILISPLCQAPSWTEWLCNKVICNLLYYYGMCGVVKEFLLKRYFSKQEARGSAQVPESDIVQLLDERQSLNVWRFLDALNGRPDISEGLRKLNCRSLIFVGENSPFHTEALHMTSKLDRRYSALVEVQACGSMVTEEQPHAMLIPMEYFLMGYGMYRPPKLSVSPRSPLSPLCISPELLSPESMGLKLKPIKTRIPVEV from the exons ATGGTAGATTCAAGCGATTCTGTGTCCATTGACATGGAGACTCTCTCTCTTGGTGGAAAG GAGTTCCTTGTCAGAACTTGCCATGGTTGTGTATCTGTTTCTGTATATGGAGACCAGGACAAGCCGGCACTCATTACTTATCCTGATCTAGCTCTAAATC ATATGTCCTGTTTTCAAGGATTATTCTTTTGTCAGGAAGCATGTTCTTTGCTCCTCCACAACTTTTGCATATACCATATTAGTCCTCCTGGGCATGAG TTAGGAGCTGCTGCAAGTAGCCCTGATGACCCTGTGCTTTCTGTTGATGACTTGGCAGACCAAATTGCTGAGATTCTAAACTATTTTGG ACTTGGGTCAGTGATGTGTATGGGTGTCACAGCTGGAGCTTACGTTCTTACTCTATTTGCT ATGAAATATAGACAACGCGTTCTTGGTTTGATACTTATTTCTCCCCTGTGCCAAGCACCCTCATGGACAGAGTGGTTATGCAATAAG GTGATTTGTAACTTGCTGTACTATTATGGCATGTGTGGTGTGGTGAAAGAGTTCTTACTTAAGCGGTATTTCAGCAAG CAGGAAGCTCGTGGTAGTGCTCAAGTGCCAGAATCAGATATTGTCCAG TTGCTGGATGAAAGGCAGAGTTTAAACGTTTGGCGGTTCCTTGACGCATTAAACGG GAGACCGGACATTAGCGAAGGATTGAGAAAGCTAAATTGTCGCTCCCTAATATTTGTTGGGGAGAACTCCCCGTTTCACACGGAGGCTCTCCACATGACATCAAAACTAGATAGAAGATACAGTGCCTTAGTTGAG GTTCAGGCATGTGGATCCATGGTGACAGAGGAGCAGCCCCATGCCATGTTAATACCAATGGAGTACTTTCTAATGGGATACGGTATGTACAGACCTCCTAAATTGAGTGTGAGTCCAAGAAGCCCTTTGAGTCCATTGTGCATTTCCCCTGAGCTCCTATCGCCGGAGAGCATGGGATTGAAGTTGAAGCCAATAAAAACTCGAATACCTGTTGAAGTCTGA
- the LOC110610901 gene encoding homeobox protein ATH1, with amino-acid sequence MILKLTRLFVLICDFIGCSGAMENRLFSVPVDVVGRNSIAMEGIGSQITPNSLVQFDSFDLNNQNQTLDGYTLPGAPINDLHTDNRAAIVDSEVFVTSLEKNVARGEEFQEQFLGGIPISGPALATLAASRSGHQENLTNLAISEPLMYPLEALKTYASNGFFNGLNSSFASSVNNGFCEVFGNTNAKEDINRFPASVEHSGKTPTRTGFQSYSSIGNLEPNSWISANSVIVSSDNPYGSCHFSNELSLSLATSQPSAINGSRVTDQCSEISCSDVTRHCLEETRLCLEQTSSSSKELCLSCGSYENGQFSQVIAGSIYVQVIQEILAQIASYSLENLGQISTSGIMIGPNIPSFSSYPIEGRMRLMGSDESPNVDNIFGVQVDPALQKRALDSKKIQLLTLLQVVDDRYNQCLDEIHTVVSAFHAATELDPQIHTRFALHTISFLYKSLRWRISNQILAMGAYFDGGGAKEAEGSLETSCFQKQWTLQQLKKKDHQLWRPQRGLPERSVSVLRAWMFQNFLHPYPKDAEKHLLAVRSGLTKSQVSNWFINARVRLWKPMIEEMYAEMNRRKVSQKEEGANRNHRNHISNLRF; translated from the exons ATGATTTTGAAGCTTACGCGTTTGTTTGTCTTGATTTGTGATTTTATTGGTTGCTCCGGTGCTATGGAGAATCGTTTGTTTAGTGTTCCTGTAGATGTAGTTGGCAGGAATTCTATTGCAATGGAAGGAATTGGGTCACAGATAACCCCAAACTCACTTGTCCAGTTTGATTCATTTGACCTCAACAACCAAAACCAGACATTGGACGGATACACATTGCCAGGAGCACCTATCAATGATCTCCATACAGATAATCGAGCTGCGATTGTTGATTCGGAGGTATTCGTTACATCCCTTGAAAAGAATGTCGCAAGAGGTGAGGAGTTTCAAGAACAATTTCTGGGTGGAATTCCCATTTCTGGTCCTGCACTTgctactcttgcagcctcaagAAGTGGACATCAAGAAAATCTGACCAACTTAGCAATTTCAGAACCTTTAATGTATCCCTTGGAAGCTTTAAAAACCTATGCTTCTAATGGCTTCTTTAATGGATTAAACTCTTCATTTGCGTCCTCTGTGAATAACGGGTTCTGTGAAGTATTTGGTAATACGAATGCTAAGGAGGACATCAACCGATTTCCTGCATCTGTAGAGCATTCTGGAAAAACCCCTACAAGGACAGGGTTTCAATCCTATTCATCCATAGGAAATCTGGAACCAAATAGCTGGATATCTGCAAACAGCGTGATTGTGAGCAGCGATAATCCTTACGGTTCCTGTCATTTTAGTAATGAGCTATCTTTAAGCCTGGCTACATCTCAGCCTTCTGCCATAAATGGGTCTCGTGTCACGGATCAATGCTCAGAGATAAGTTGTTCTGATGTAACACGCCATTGCTTGGAAGAAACAAGGTTATGCTTAGAGCAAACTTCTTCAAGCAGTAAGGAGCTATGTCTGAGTTGTGGTTCTTATGAGAATGGTCAATTCTCACAAGTAATAGCAGGATCCATATATGTTCAAGTGATACAGGAAATACTTGCTCAAATTGCAAGTTATTCACTTGAGAATCTAGGTCAGATCTCAACAAGCGGGATCATGATTGGGCCAAATATACCATCCTTTTCGAGTTACCCTATTgagggaaggatgcgtttgatgGGTTCTGATGAATCGCCTAATGTGGATAATATATTTGGAGTTCAAGTGGATCCAGCACTCCAGAAAAGGGCGCTGGACTCAAAGAAGATACAATTGTTGACTCTGCTTCAAGTG GTTGACGATAGATATAACCAATGCTTGGATGAGATACACACAGTAGTATCTGCCTTCCACGCCGCAACTGAATTGGATCCTCAAATACACACTCGATTTGCTCTCCACACGATCTCTTTCTTGTATAAAAGCCTTAGGTGGAGGATCAGCAACCAGATACTTGCTATGGGAGCATATTTTGATGGTGGAGGTGCAAAAGAGGCCGAAGGATCTCTTGAAACCTCCTGTTTCCAAAAGCAATGGACTCTCCAGCAACTGAAGAAAAAAGATCATCAGCTATGGAGGCCCCAGAGAGGCTTGCCAGAACGATCTGTCTCAGTGCTACGTGCATGGATGTTTCAGAACTTCCTTCACCC GTATCCTAAAGATGCAGAGAAGCATTTGCTGGCAGTTAGAAGTGGACTCACAAAAAGCCAG GTTTCCAACTGGTTTATTAATGCTCGAGTTCGACTGTGGAAACCGATGATCGAGGAAATGTATGCTGAGATGAACAGGAGGAAAGTTAGCCAAAAGGAAGAAGGAGCAAATCGCAATCACAGAAACCATATCAGCAATCTAAGATTTTGA
- the LOC110610548 gene encoding protein NDL2 isoform X1 has translation MVDSSDSVSIDMETLSLGGKEFLVRTCHGCVSVSVYGDQDKPALITYPDLALNHMSCFQGLFFCQEACSLLLHNFCIYHISPPGHELGAAASSPDDPVLSVDDLADQIAEILNYFGLGSVMCMGVTAGAYVLTLFAMKYRQRVLGLILISPLCQAPSWTEWLCNKVICNLLYYYGMCGVVKEFLLKRYFSKQEARGSAQVPESDIVQACRRLLDERQSLNVWRFLDALNGRPDISEGLRKLNCRSLIFVGENSPFHTEALHMTSKLDRRYSALVEVQACGSMVTEEQPHAMLIPMEYFLMGYGMYRPPKLSVSPRSPLSPLCISPELLSPESMGLKLKPIKTRIPVEV, from the exons ATGGTAGATTCAAGCGATTCTGTGTCCATTGACATGGAGACTCTCTCTCTTGGTGGAAAG GAGTTCCTTGTCAGAACTTGCCATGGTTGTGTATCTGTTTCTGTATATGGAGACCAGGACAAGCCGGCACTCATTACTTATCCTGATCTAGCTCTAAATC ATATGTCCTGTTTTCAAGGATTATTCTTTTGTCAGGAAGCATGTTCTTTGCTCCTCCACAACTTTTGCATATACCATATTAGTCCTCCTGGGCATGAG TTAGGAGCTGCTGCAAGTAGCCCTGATGACCCTGTGCTTTCTGTTGATGACTTGGCAGACCAAATTGCTGAGATTCTAAACTATTTTGG ACTTGGGTCAGTGATGTGTATGGGTGTCACAGCTGGAGCTTACGTTCTTACTCTATTTGCT ATGAAATATAGACAACGCGTTCTTGGTTTGATACTTATTTCTCCCCTGTGCCAAGCACCCTCATGGACAGAGTGGTTATGCAATAAG GTGATTTGTAACTTGCTGTACTATTATGGCATGTGTGGTGTGGTGAAAGAGTTCTTACTTAAGCGGTATTTCAGCAAG CAGGAAGCTCGTGGTAGTGCTCAAGTGCCAGAATCAGATATTGTCCAGGCATGCAGAAGA TTGCTGGATGAAAGGCAGAGTTTAAACGTTTGGCGGTTCCTTGACGCATTAAACGG GAGACCGGACATTAGCGAAGGATTGAGAAAGCTAAATTGTCGCTCCCTAATATTTGTTGGGGAGAACTCCCCGTTTCACACGGAGGCTCTCCACATGACATCAAAACTAGATAGAAGATACAGTGCCTTAGTTGAG GTTCAGGCATGTGGATCCATGGTGACAGAGGAGCAGCCCCATGCCATGTTAATACCAATGGAGTACTTTCTAATGGGATACGGTATGTACAGACCTCCTAAATTGAGTGTGAGTCCAAGAAGCCCTTTGAGTCCATTGTGCATTTCCCCTGAGCTCCTATCGCCGGAGAGCATGGGATTGAAGTTGAAGCCAATAAAAACTCGAATACCTGTTGAAGTCTGA
- the LOC110610548 gene encoding protein NDL2 isoform X4, which produces MVDSSDSVSIDMETLSLGGKEFLVRTCHGCVSVSVYGDQDKPALITYPDLALNHMSCFQGLFFCQEACSLLLHNFCIYHISPPGHELGAAASSPDDPVLSVDDLADQIAEILNYFGLGSVMCMGVTAGAYVLTLFAMKYRQRVLGLILISPLCQAPSWTEWLCNKVICNLLYYYGMCGVVKEFLLKRYFSKEARGSAQVPESDIVQLLDERQSLNVWRFLDALNGRPDISEGLRKLNCRSLIFVGENSPFHTEALHMTSKLDRRYSALVEVQACGSMVTEEQPHAMLIPMEYFLMGYGMYRPPKLSVSPRSPLSPLCISPELLSPESMGLKLKPIKTRIPVEV; this is translated from the exons ATGGTAGATTCAAGCGATTCTGTGTCCATTGACATGGAGACTCTCTCTCTTGGTGGAAAG GAGTTCCTTGTCAGAACTTGCCATGGTTGTGTATCTGTTTCTGTATATGGAGACCAGGACAAGCCGGCACTCATTACTTATCCTGATCTAGCTCTAAATC ATATGTCCTGTTTTCAAGGATTATTCTTTTGTCAGGAAGCATGTTCTTTGCTCCTCCACAACTTTTGCATATACCATATTAGTCCTCCTGGGCATGAG TTAGGAGCTGCTGCAAGTAGCCCTGATGACCCTGTGCTTTCTGTTGATGACTTGGCAGACCAAATTGCTGAGATTCTAAACTATTTTGG ACTTGGGTCAGTGATGTGTATGGGTGTCACAGCTGGAGCTTACGTTCTTACTCTATTTGCT ATGAAATATAGACAACGCGTTCTTGGTTTGATACTTATTTCTCCCCTGTGCCAAGCACCCTCATGGACAGAGTGGTTATGCAATAAG GTGATTTGTAACTTGCTGTACTATTATGGCATGTGTGGTGTGGTGAAAGAGTTCTTACTTAAGCGGTATTTCAGCAAG GAAGCTCGTGGTAGTGCTCAAGTGCCAGAATCAGATATTGTCCAG TTGCTGGATGAAAGGCAGAGTTTAAACGTTTGGCGGTTCCTTGACGCATTAAACGG GAGACCGGACATTAGCGAAGGATTGAGAAAGCTAAATTGTCGCTCCCTAATATTTGTTGGGGAGAACTCCCCGTTTCACACGGAGGCTCTCCACATGACATCAAAACTAGATAGAAGATACAGTGCCTTAGTTGAG GTTCAGGCATGTGGATCCATGGTGACAGAGGAGCAGCCCCATGCCATGTTAATACCAATGGAGTACTTTCTAATGGGATACGGTATGTACAGACCTCCTAAATTGAGTGTGAGTCCAAGAAGCCCTTTGAGTCCATTGTGCATTTCCCCTGAGCTCCTATCGCCGGAGAGCATGGGATTGAAGTTGAAGCCAATAAAAACTCGAATACCTGTTGAAGTCTGA
- the LOC110611093 gene encoding inorganic pyrophosphatase 2, giving the protein MVHAMARVVVVFDFDKTIIDCDSDNWVVEQLGINDIFTQLLPTLPWNSLMDRMMMELHSQKKTIQDIADCLKQVPLHPKIISGIKSAHASGCDLRIVSDANTIFIETILKHYGLMDCFSEIITNPSYVDEEGRLRILHYHHHHFNSSAHGCTICPPNMCKGLVMETMRASVSAEGKSQFVYVGDGTPDFCAAMKLEQGDIVMPRKNFPLRDLIYNNKNLIKANIQEWSDGEDLGTKLQLIDAIEEKCSSLKPGTFVPADCKLQTASSISARDSFARNLLPVPR; this is encoded by the exons ATGGTTCATGCAATGGCGAGAGTAGTGGTGGTTTTCGACTTTGACAAGACCATTATCGATTGTGATAGTGATAATTGGGTGGTGGAACAGTTAGGCATTAATGACATCTTCACTCAGCTCCTCCCTACCTTGCCCTGGAATTCCCTCATG GATCGGATGATGATGGAGCTTCACTCTCAGAAAAAGACAATTCAGGATATTGCAGATTGCTTGAAACAGGTTCCTCTGCATCCCAAGATAATTTCAGGCATTaaatcagctcatgcttctGG GTGTGATTTGAGGATAGTAAGTGATGCAAACACAATCTTCATAGAGACAATATTGAAACATTATGGGTTGATGGATTGCTTCTCAGAGATAATCACAAATCCAAGCTATGTGGATGAAGAAGGCAGGCTGAGAATCTTACACTATCATCATCATCACTTCAACTCATCTGCTCATGGATGCACAATCTGCCCTCCCAACATGTGCAAG GGTTTGGTGATGGAAACGATGCGAGCTTCTGTTTCTGCTGAAGGAAAAAGCCAGTTCGTCTATGTTGGTGATGGAACTCCTGATTTTTGTGCTGCAATGAAGCTTGAACAAGGAGATATTGTGATGCCAAGGAAGAATTTTCCACTACGTGATTTGATTTATAACAACAAAAATCTTATCAAGGCAAATATTCAAGAATGGAGTGATGGGGAAGATTTAGGCACTAAGCTGCAATTGATCGACGCCATTGAAGAGAAGTGCAGCAGTTTGAAACCTGGTACTTTTGTTCCAGCTGATTGTAAGCTTCAGACAGCTTCATCAATCTCTGCTCGGGATTCATTTGCCAGAAATTTACTCCCAGTTCCTCGTTAG